Within the Kineococcus mangrovi genome, the region TAGGGCGGGACCCAGCCCTGCAGCATCCGGGAACCGGCCGTGGTCGGCAGGCCCTTCGTCGTCAGGACGTCCTTGACGCCGACGGGGATGCCCGCCAGCGGGCCGAGGTCGGCCCCGGCGGCGCGGTCGGCGTCGATCTGCCGGGCCCGGGCGAGGGCGCCCTCGTGGTCGACGTGCAGGAAGGCGTGCACCCCGGACTCGTTCGCGCCGGACGTGGGGCCGTCGACGGCGTCGATGCGGTCGAGGTGGGCGCGGGTGACCTCCTCGGCGGAGACCACCCCGCTGCGCAGGCCCTCGGCGAGGCGGGTGGCGTCCCACTGGACGAGCTCGTTCACGCTCACGCCTCCTCCCCCAGGATCATCGGGACGCGGAACCGGCCGTCCTCGGCCGCCGGGGCGCCCGCGAGCGCCTCCTGCGCGCTCAGGCCCGGGCGGACGACGTCCGGTCGGGTCACGTTCGTCAGGGGCACGGGGTGCGAGGTGGCGGGCACGTCGTCGGTGGCGACCTTCGCGACGGCCGCGACGGCATCGAGGACCGCGTCGAGCTGACCCGCCACGCGGTCCAGCTCCTCGTCGGACATGTCGATGCGCGCCAGGCGCGCGAGGTGCTCGACCTCGGTTCGGGAGATGGCGGACACGATCGGTGAGTCTATTGCGCCGGTCCGGGGTCCCGGTGTGGCCCACCCGCGCGGACGTGGCTCGTCCGCCCCACTCCGCGACGGGCCCGTGCCACAGTGGCGCCGCTGGGGGCGGGTGGGACGCGGTGGGGTGTGTTGCGGGCCGTCGTCGTCCTCACCGTCCTCGGCGCTCTCGCCTGGTGGCGCCGGGAGGACACCTCGTTCGCCACGTACGCGCTGTTCTGGGGCGTCGCCGCCGTCTCCTCCGTGGGGTGGACGGCAGTGCGGCACCGCGGCGACGTCGTCGTGCTGGCCCCGGACGCGCTCGTCGTGCGGAACCGCGACGGTGAGCACCGCTTCGCCTGGGACGACGTCCTGGAGGTGTCCTGGTCCTCGGGGTCGTGGCCCGCGCTCGGCGGTGGTCCGGTGCTGCGCACCA harbors:
- the gatC gene encoding Asp-tRNA(Asn)/Glu-tRNA(Gln) amidotransferase subunit GatC, translated to MSAISRTEVEHLARLARIDMSDEELDRVAGQLDAVLDAVAAVAKVATDDVPATSHPVPLTNVTRPDVVRPGLSAQEALAGAPAAEDGRFRVPMILGEEA